A genomic segment from Salvia splendens isolate huo1 chromosome 13, SspV2, whole genome shotgun sequence encodes:
- the LOC121761097 gene encoding receptor-like protein 19: MAISSLLFFVVLVFIVLIDGQCLDHQKNLLLDLKSELVFNSSLSQKLVTWNLTYDCCEWGGVECDGAGSVVSLLLDYESISGRIGESSTLLRLTHLSKLSLAGNDFTSTQIPKSIHLLTNLKHLDLSRSGFTGTIPNTLSNLTNLVHLDLSANSLTGSLPSFRSCHGLDTIDLRDNHLTGSLSRLDFGSLTNLSYLALEQNSINGSIPRSLFLLPSLSLLMLANNRFSGEIAEFPIASDLELLDLSYNMIKGPLPSSFFRFPNIFSIQLSNNLFNGTFHLRKILSLSKLVELSLSHNKLSVDTTNFASNFDGIHSVGVLHLASCNLHEFPYLRNVRHLDLSNNHIGGEIPGWIWETEKDYLNLSFNYLTGLEKHHYLHSSHLFSYSALLLGNNRLTGAIPTSFCKASSFSVLDLSFNNLSGSIPPCLFQNSTVLNLRGNQISGVILDQFPGECGLETLDVSNNNLGGKLPKSLGNCKSLALLNVRNNDFEGSFPCMLPLSLRILVLRSNRFHGDLRCHKSWPNLQILDISSNDFSGNVSLLNFSSWSGMMLERRRPNRSSSDYLRPDYFYQDQVVIIVKGNDLELVKIWPDFTSIDLSSNRFEGEIPDAIGNLSSLYLLNLSHNAFSGAIPKSLGGLTELGSLDLSANRLRGRIPEELTKLTFLSIMNVSYNHLTGMIPTGRQFQTLSADLFEGNAGLCGFPLDRSCSRPPHGPSEAKDDDATPLESEIEWEYVFAASGYVVGIGSVAWTLLCCRRLRERYFEKIEEVADKIFYERGRRRRHERRVRRREERNAVRRRHHQ, translated from the coding sequence ATGGCAATTTCTTCCCTTCTCTTCTTCGTCGTCCTCGTCTTCATAGTATTGATCGACGGCCAATGCCTCGATCATCAAAAAAACTTGTTACTCGACCTCAAGAGCGAGTTGGTATTCAACTCTTCTCTATCCCAAAAGCTAGTGACATGGAATCTAACATACGATTGCTGCGAATGGGGCGGCGTGGAATGCGACGGCGCTGGCAGTGTCGTCAGTCTCCTCCTCGACTACGAGAGCATCTCCGGCCGAATCGGTGAGTCATCAACCCTTCTCCGTTTAACACACTTGTCGAAGCTCAGCCTCGCCGGAAATGACTTCACCTCAACTCAGATTCCTAAGAGCATTCATCTCCTCACAAATTTGAAACACCTTGATTTGTCACGTTCGGGTTTCACCGGAACAATCCCAAACACACTTTCAAATCTAACAAACTTAGTTCATCTTGACTTATCCGCAAACTCCCTCACTGGCTCACTTCCTTCTTTTCGTTCTTGCCACGGGCTCGACACCATTGACCTTCGCGATAATCATCTAACCGGATCGCTCTCTCGCTTGGACTTCGGGAGCCTCACGAATCTCTCTTACTTAGCTTTAGAGCAAAACTCAATAAATGGAAGCATTCCTCGCAGTCTCTTCCTCCTGCCTTCGCTAAGTCTTCTCATGCTAGCCAACAACCGATTCAGTGGAGAAATCGCAGAATTTCCTATTGCCAGCGATCTTGAATTGCTAGATTTGAGTTATAACATGATCAAAGGCCCTCTTCCTAGCTCATTCTTCCGGTTTCCAAACATTTTCTCCATCCAACTCTCTAACAACTTGTTCAATGGCACTTTTCATCTGCGGAAGATCCTAAGTCTTTCGAAGCTCGTGGAGTTGTCTCTTTCACACAACAAACTGTCAGTCGACACGACCAATTTCGCCTCAAATTTCGATGGAATCCACAGCGTTGGTGTATTGCATCTAGCATCCTGCAATCTCCACGAGTTTCCATATCTCAGAAACGTGAGGCATTTGGATCTTTCAAACAATCACATTGGTGGGGAAATTCCTGGTTGGATTTGGGAAACTGAAAAGGACTATTTGAatctttcttttaattatttaacgGGTTTGGAAAAGCATCACTATTTGCATTCTTCTCATCTATTTAGTTACTCTGCTCTCTTGCTCGGAAACAATAGACTAACCGGCGCGATTCCAACCTCCTTCTGCAAAGCATCTTCGTTCAGTGTTCTCGACTTGTCTTTCAATAACTTGAGCGGTAGCATACCTCCGTGCCTATTCCAGAATAGTACAGTGCTCAATCTAAGAGGAAATCAAATCAGTGGTGTTATCCTGGATCAATTTCCGGGTGAGTGTGGCCTAGAAACATTGGATGTTAGTAACAATAATTTGGGCGGGAAGCTTCCTAAGTCTCTGGGAAATTGTAAGAGCTTAGCGTTGCTTAATGTTAGAAACAACGACTTCGAGGGTAGTTTTCCTTGCATGCTACCGTTGAGCTTGCGCATACTTGTGTTGCGCTCCAACAGATTCCATGGAGACTTGAGATGTCATAAGAGTTGGCCGAATCTTCAAATTCTAGATATATCATCGAATGATTTCAGTGGGAATGTGAGTCTGCTAAACTTCTCGAGCTGGAGTGGTATGATGCTAGAAAGGCGAAGGCCTAACCGATCGAGCTCTGATTATCTACGCCCCGACTATTTCTACCAGGACCAGGTGGTGATAATAGTCAAGGGAAATGATCTGGAGCTTGTCAAGATTTGGCCTGACTTTACATCCATTGATTTgtcttcgaatcgttttgaagGAGAAATACCAGATGCAATTGGTAATCTTAGCTCGCTTTATCTTCTCAACTTATCCCACAATGCTTTCAGTGGCGCCATCCCAAAATCATTGGGTGGATTGACAGAGCTTGGGTCACTCGACCTCTCTGCAAACCGGCTCAGGGGAAGAATACCGGAGGAGCTCACGAAACTAACTTTCCTTTCAATCATGAATGTGTCTTACAATCATCTGACAGGGATGATTCCAACTGGCCGTCAGTTCCAAACGCTTTCTGCGGATTTGTTTGAAGGAAACGCGGGGTTATGTGGTTTCCCACTCGACAGAAGTTGCAGCAGGCCTCCTCATGGACCATCAGAAGCAAAAGATGATGATGCAACGCCATTGGAATCGGAGATAGAGTGGGAATATGTGTTTGCTGCGTCTGGTTATGTTGTGGGAATAGGAAGCGTTGCGTGGACACTGTTATGTTGCAGAAGGTTGAGAGAAAGATACTTTGAGAAGATAGAAGAGGTTGCTGACAAGATATTCTATGAGAGAGGAAGGAGAAGAAGACATGAAAGAAGAgtaagaagaagagaagagaggaATGCGGTTAGAAGAAGGCATCATCAGTGA